Proteins from a single region of Streptomyces griseiscabiei:
- a CDS encoding DsbA family protein — MTVRLTYAFDAYCGWCYGFGPALRQFAAENADRIELRVLSGGLFSGPRALPISAYPHIPAANERIAALTGVAFGEGYLRALAEGSTVMDSTDAATALAALCRQAPERALEMAGALQHAWYVEGRSLSDVDVHRSIAAEHGLDADAVADAFLAPASRTEVESEFRELRRLGVDAYPTLLLHTTTGTHRLGGPVASADSLTQALERHLDPAV; from the coding sequence ATGACCGTCCGGCTCACTTACGCCTTCGACGCCTACTGCGGCTGGTGCTACGGCTTCGGTCCGGCCCTGCGGCAGTTCGCCGCCGAGAACGCGGACCGCATCGAGTTGCGTGTGCTGTCCGGCGGTCTCTTCTCGGGTCCGCGGGCGCTGCCCATCTCGGCGTATCCGCACATACCGGCGGCGAACGAGCGGATCGCGGCCCTCACGGGGGTCGCGTTCGGCGAGGGCTACCTGCGGGCGCTGGCCGAGGGGAGCACGGTGATGGACTCCACGGACGCCGCGACCGCCCTGGCGGCGCTGTGCCGCCAGGCCCCCGAGCGGGCCCTGGAGATGGCGGGTGCCCTCCAGCACGCCTGGTACGTCGAGGGCCGAAGCCTCTCCGACGTCGATGTGCACCGGTCCATCGCCGCCGAGCACGGCCTGGACGCCGACGCCGTCGCCGACGCCTTCCTGGCCCCGGCGTCCCGCACCGAGGTGGAGAGCGAGTTCCGCGAACTGCGCCGGCTCGGCGTCGACGCCTACCCGACCCTGCTCCTGCACACCACCACCGGCACCCACCGGCTCGGCGGACCGGTCGCCAGTGCCGACTCGCTCACCCAGGCACTCGAACGGCACCTCGACCCCGCCGTGTGA